The nucleotide sequence AGCAGGGCCGCGAACGGATAGGACAGGATGCCCAGACCCGCGGCCAGCCAGCCGGCCGGGGAGAGCAGTGCCAGCCCCGCGCCCGTGATGGCGCCGAGGCCGCCGAAGAAGGCGGAGAGGGACTTGCCGCTGTCATAATCGTTGCCGTCCTGGGGGGACTTGCCGTAGCGCATCAGGCCCCAGCCGCCCAAAGCCACGAGCGTGCCGATGCCGTAGGAGCCGAAGGCTATGGCCAGAGCGCCCAGGCCGAGGAGCGCGGCGCCGGGCAGGACCCGGACCGCCTTAGGGGTCTGGTCGCCCACGAAGGGCAGGACCGCGAGCAGGACGCTGGCCAGGACCACGGCTCCGCCGGCCACAAGCGAACCGCCGGCTAGAAGCGGCCAGCCCAGGAGCGCCGCGGGCAGCAGCGCCAGGCCGGAAGCCATGACGCGGGGCCAGAAGGGGCTGTTTTTCTTGGGGCCCGGGTTCTGGTCCTTCATCTCGGGGATGCCGCTGACCACCTTGGTCTCGCTCTTCCCATAGTAGGCCTGCGCGGCCAGCGCGATCTCTTCGCCCGCGGGCCGGGCCAGCTGAACGCCCGCAGACAGGTCGCCCATGGACTCCGCCGCGGCCACGAAGCCGCCGTCGGCCCAGGAGGCGGCCGGGGCGCCGGTCATGATGGATTCGATCCGGGCTCCGACGCCGTTGGCGGCCTCGGCTCCGGCGTGGGAGATGTCTCCCGCGGACTTGAGGGTGACGTCGACCTGCTGCGAGAGGCCGGTGATCTTCTGGGCCACGGGCGTGGCGGCTGCAGGCGCCGGAGTCTTGGAGAGAGTCCGAGTCTGGTAGAGAGAAGGGGCTTGGAGAGGGGCGGCCAAAGACGGGATCTGGCTGATGGGGGAGACCGGCGCGGCGGTCATGCCGACCTTCACGGCCGGAGCGATGCCCGCGGACAGGGAACCCGAGAGGCGTAGGTCCTGCGCCGGGGCCAAGGTGGTGTTCAGGTTGGAGCCGATGGCGATGCTGCTCAGAGTCGTGATGGGGGCCACGCCGGTCTGTCTGGCGACGCCGGCGGCGGAAGTCATCGTCGCGGCCGCGGCTTCATAGGCGGCGAAGCCCGGGGAGAGGGCGACCAAAGCGGCGGACAAGGCGACAGAGACGATGCTCTTGAACAAGGAAAGGTGGCGCCAGGGCATTGAGATCCTCCGGAACATCAATATAGTATCCCAATTCTACTTATACCCTGCTGCGGCGGGCTTAGGTCTTCGAGGGCAGGCGGGCGGAGGAAGATGGCCTATGGATATCAGGGCCTGTTGCCGGGCCTGGTCCTAGGCCGGGAAGTCCAGATGGCCTGCTCCGACTCAGTGCTTCCCGGGGGCCGGGATCTGGCCGTCCACGCCGAAGATGTAGGAGATCAGCGCCGCGCGGACCCACATGCCGTTGCGTTCCTGGCGCCAGAACACGGCCCGGTCGTCCTCGTCCACCGAGGTCTCGATCTCTTGGCGGCGGGGCAGGGGATGCATGATGATGGCGGTGGGCTTGATGGCCTTGAGGTGCTCGGCGCGGAAGTGGAAGCGGCTCAAGTCCAGGGATTTCGACTCCCCGGCGGCGTCGTGCTCGTCCTGGATGCGGGTCATGTAGATGGCGTCCGCCTCGGGCAGGACCGGGCCGAGGTCGTCGGTCTCGCGGTAGGGGATGGAGTGGCGCCTGAGGAAGTCGAGGATGTCCGCTTCCATGCGCAGCTGGGGCGGGGACACGAAGACCAGCTTGACGCCCTGGTAGTTCTTCATGAGGTAGGAGAGCGAGCGCACGGTGCGGCCGCGCTTCAAGTCCCCGACCATGACCAGCGTCTTGCCTTCCGGTCCGCCCGGCAGGCTGCGATGGAGGGTGTAGGCGTCCAGGAGCGCCTGGGTGGGATGCTGGTCCTTGCCCGAGCCGCCGTTGATGACCGGCACCGGCCGCTTGACCCGGTTCATGAACCAGGCCGTCTTCTCGACGAAGCCCGGCGTCGGGTGGCGCATGATGATGAGGTCCACGTAGCTGGAGAAGGTGCGCACCGTGTCCTCCGGGGACTCGCCCTTCATCTCCGAGGAGGTGGAGGTGTCGCGGATCTCCGAGGTCTTGAGGCCCATGATGTGGCAGGCGTTGAGGAAAGAGAGGAATGTGCGCGTCGAAGGCTGGACGAAGTAGAGCATGGCGCGCTTGTGGGCCAGCAGCCGGGACACGGCGTCGGCCCCGGCCTTGGCCTGGGTGGTCGCGCGCAAGCGGTCGGCCACGGCGAAGAGGTGGTCCAGCAGCGCCCGGTCGAACTGCTGGGAGAAGAGGCAGTCGTAGAGCCGGCCTTCCCGCGAGAAGAACGGCAGCTTCTGCGACACGTCGCTGGCGTGGAACTCGTCCCAGTTGCGGCCGACCTCGGTCATGAGCGCGGTCCTTTTCATCAGCCCTCCTGCGTTTTTTTGCGGCGCTATGATTCTACGATTTTATGCGCGGGGAAAAAAGCTCCGCCGCTTCCTTTGGGAAGCGGCGGATGACGCGACAGCCCGTCCGGGAGCCCTCAGCGCATGGTCAGCGACATGATCGCCTTCTGCACGTGGATCCGGTTCTCGGCCTCGTCGTTGACGATGGAGATCGCGGGATCGTCGATGAGCTCGTTGGTGACTTCCTTGCCGCGCTTGGCCGGCAGGCAGTGCATGTAGTTGGCGCGCGGGTTGGCCTTCTTGAAGTGCTCGTGGCTGATGCACCAGTCCTTGGCGTACTTGGGGCCGCAGGCCGCGTGCTTCTCGGGGTCGCGGGCCCAGGACTTGGCGTAGATGACGTCGGCGCCCTTGGCCGCCTTCCAGATGTCGTGCTCGATGGTGAGCTTGCCGCCGGAGACCTTGGCGGCCTTCTTGGCGAACTCGACGTATTCGGGGTCCACGTCGTATACGCCGGGCTCCTTGGGATAGGCCAGGACGATGTTCATGCCCAGCACGGCGCCGGCCGCGATCATGGTCTGCGGCACGCCCGCGGACTTGGCCCGGTCGTCGTAGGCCCAGGACATGACGATTTTCTTCTTCTTGTAGTCCTCCTTGCCGAACTTCTCCATCATGGTCATGATGTCGGCCATGATCTGGCAGGGGTGCTCCTTGTCGTCGAGCATGTTGATGACCGGGATGCTGGCGTCCTTGGCGATGGCGCGCAGGACCTCGCGGGCGTCGCCGTACTTGTAGCTCTCCGCGCCCATCTGGGCCTTGAGGTTGTAGAGGCGGATGGAGAAGCCGGCCAGGAACCGGCTGATCATCGCCCCGGTGTCCTTCCAGGATTCCTTGTTCTTGAGCTGGAGCTGCTCCGGGGTGTAGTACTGGCCGTGGCCGCCGAGCTGGGTGATGCCGGTCTCGAAAGAGATGCGGGTGCGGGTGGAAGGCGAGGCGAAGAGCATCCCCAGGCTCTTGCCGCGCAGGATGTGGCTGTGGTCCTCGCCGATGGCGACGCGGCGCTTGAGGTCGAAGGCCACGTCGAAGATGGTCTCCAGCTCTTCCTTGCTGAAATCCATGACGCTGATGAAATCCTTGCCCTTCATGTTGGTGATCATTCCCTTATCTCCTCCCTGTTATGATGCGCGGCAGAGCCGTACCTTAACATTTCTGCGCGATTTTGCGCAACAGCGAGGCTACTTCTTCAGGAGCTCGGAGACGATGCCGACATAGCCCTGGAAGGCCTTCTTCATCTGCTCGATCTCTATGTATTCGTTGGTGGTGTGAGCCAGGGATTCCAACGAGGGGCCGAAGCCGACGACCTGGCAGTCCCGGTCGGGGAACAGCCCCCGGTATTTCACCACGGCGCTGCCGTCGGTGCAGAAGCTGTAGGCCCCGATCTCGACCGGGAGCCCCATCTTCTGCAAGCCCAGCTTGGCCCGCGCCACGATCTCATCGGCCTCGCCGGCCTGCCAGGCGGGGGCGAATTTGGTCTGCTTGATGCGCACTCCCGTATAGGTCGTGCACTCGTCCTGCGCGTACTCTATGATGGGGTCCTTGAAGGACGGATAGAGCCGCTTGCCGTGCGAGACCACCGGCTCCATGTTGTCCCGGACCAGCTTGAGGATGGACTCCTCCGTGTCTCCGGGTAAGGTCCTGACGTCATAGGTGAGCTCCACCTCGTTGGGGACGGTGGAGTTGCCGCCCCGTCCGTCGATGCCGCCGCCGCCGCCCACCGGGATCTTGATGTCGGTGGGCACGATGTTGCGCTTGCCCAGCAGGCCGACCGCCTCGGAGCGGTACCAGACGTGGAAGGCCTCGATGATGAAGGCGACCTGCTCCAGGGGGTTGACCGTGCTCCGGCCCACGGAGGCATGCTTGCCGTGGCCGAACACGCTGATCAAGATCTCGCCCCGGCCTCTCTGGGCGATGTTCAGCCGGCATTCGGAGGCCTC is from Elusimicrobiota bacterium and encodes:
- a CDS encoding ornithine carbamoyltransferase; this translates as MITNMKGKDFISVMDFSKEELETIFDVAFDLKRRVAIGEDHSHILRGKSLGMLFASPSTRTRISFETGITQLGGHGQYYTPEQLQLKNKESWKDTGAMISRFLAGFSIRLYNLKAQMGAESYKYGDAREVLRAIAKDASIPVINMLDDKEHPCQIMADIMTMMEKFGKEDYKKKKIVMSWAYDDRAKSAGVPQTMIAAGAVLGMNIVLAYPKEPGVYDVDPEYVEFAKKAAKVSGGKLTIEHDIWKAAKGADVIYAKSWARDPEKHAACGPKYAKDWCISHEHFKKANPRANYMHCLPAKRGKEVTNELIDDPAISIVNDEAENRIHVQKAIMSLTMR
- a CDS encoding M20/M25/M40 family metallo-hydrolase, with translation MKLLSALKDHDFSSVVSFAQKLIQQKSLSDQEKSVVELCIREATKLGFDEAYSDRMGNFIGKVVIGDGKGKKVVLTGHLDTVNAEPSKWDAETSTHSATIKDQKLYGRGASDMKGAFATMFGAAAFLKSLAPKGCAGEIYLVGTVVEELFEGVCFLEALKKLQPDYVIVGEASECRLNIAQRGRGEILISVFGHGKHASVGRSTVNPLEQVAFIIEAFHVWYRSEAVGLLGKRNIVPTDIKIPVGGGGGIDGRGGNSTVPNEVELTYDVRTLPGDTEESILKLVRDNMEPVVSHGKRLYPSFKDPIIEYAQDECTTYTGVRIKQTKFAPAWQAGEADEIVARAKLGLQKMGLPVEIGAYSFCTDGSAVVKYRGLFPDRDCQVVGFGPSLESLAHTTNEYIEIEQMKKAFQGYVGIVSELLKK
- the pyrB gene encoding aspartate carbamoyltransferase, with product MKRTALMTEVGRNWDEFHASDVSQKLPFFSREGRLYDCLFSQQFDRALLDHLFAVADRLRATTQAKAGADAVSRLLAHKRAMLYFVQPSTRTFLSFLNACHIMGLKTSEIRDTSTSSEMKGESPEDTVRTFSSYVDLIIMRHPTPGFVEKTAWFMNRVKRPVPVINGGSGKDQHPTQALLDAYTLHRSLPGGPEGKTLVMVGDLKRGRTVRSLSYLMKNYQGVKLVFVSPPQLRMEADILDFLRRHSIPYRETDDLGPVLPEADAIYMTRIQDEHDAAGESKSLDLSRFHFRAEHLKAIKPTAIIMHPLPRRQEIETSVDEDDRAVFWRQERNGMWVRAALISYIFGVDGQIPAPGKH